From Alcaligenes faecalis, the proteins below share one genomic window:
- a CDS encoding alpha/beta fold hydrolase yields the protein MMKQVSTQHLMLPDGAELHYAEIGQASASRPSVLMLHSLFFNGGMFLPVIQALQNEWHIICPDHRNQGLSTAGQKPATMHQLAQDYAFLAQALRISSMHVVGSSMGGYVAQELMQCAPQLVRSAVLSCCTSMAEQQKERFDQLEAQLRRDGGAPYVSALLQTMFGDAFLASTDLAAQAQQEQWRDHFTHLPPSIANSVNGVFARPDYQFLLAGNTTPHLLISGALDRAKKPADMEHMHSLLPDSTHTVFEQSGHTAPVEVPEAFALQIENFWNQVN from the coding sequence ATGATGAAACAAGTCAGCACGCAGCACTTGATGCTTCCCGATGGGGCCGAACTGCATTACGCAGAAATTGGGCAGGCCAGCGCATCTCGTCCATCCGTGCTCATGCTGCACTCCCTGTTTTTCAATGGAGGCATGTTCCTGCCCGTGATTCAGGCTTTGCAAAACGAATGGCACATTATTTGCCCGGATCATCGTAATCAGGGTTTGAGCACCGCAGGCCAGAAGCCCGCCACCATGCATCAGTTGGCACAGGACTACGCGTTCCTGGCCCAAGCACTGCGGATTTCTTCCATGCATGTAGTGGGTAGCTCGATGGGAGGTTACGTGGCTCAGGAGCTGATGCAGTGCGCACCTCAGTTGGTCCGTTCTGCTGTCCTGTCTTGCTGCACCTCGATGGCAGAACAGCAGAAAGAGCGCTTTGACCAACTGGAAGCGCAACTGCGTCGAGATGGCGGTGCGCCCTATGTCTCGGCCTTGCTGCAAACCATGTTTGGAGACGCCTTTCTGGCAAGCACAGACCTTGCTGCTCAGGCTCAGCAAGAGCAGTGGCGTGACCACTTCACACACTTGCCTCCCAGCATTGCCAACTCAGTCAATGGCGTGTTTGCCCGTCCTGACTATCAGTTCCTTTTGGCAGGCAATACCACCCCTCATTTGTTGATCAGCGGTGCTTTGGATAGAGCTAAAAAGCCCGCTGATATGGAGCATATGCACAGCTTGCTTCCAGACAGCACACATACGGTATTTGAGCAGTCCGGTCACACGGCGCCGGTTGAAGTGCCCGAAGCCTTCGCACTGCAAATTGAGAATTTTTGGAATCAAGTTAATTAA
- a CDS encoding nitroreductase family protein, which translates to MSTIDSLLSRRSIKLVQGPGPNEQELDLILRAAMVAPDHGRLQPWRFCLIRGENVQALGELAIAANERAGNPLTEQKAASVRAWLAKVPMLIAVASHIDHGEEKIPELERVLATGAAVSNMLHAAHQLGFGAFWSTGLGTYGEEVPEALGFDSLDYQFLGFVSVGTPIHNLGPAQRPEPQKFVTEWQAA; encoded by the coding sequence ATGAGTACTATTGACTCCCTATTGTCCCGCCGCTCCATCAAGCTGGTGCAAGGCCCCGGTCCGAACGAGCAAGAGCTGGACCTGATTTTGCGTGCGGCCATGGTCGCTCCTGACCATGGCCGTTTGCAGCCATGGCGTTTTTGCCTGATTCGTGGCGAAAACGTACAGGCTTTGGGTGAACTGGCCATTGCCGCCAATGAGCGCGCAGGCAATCCCTTGACCGAGCAGAAAGCTGCCAGTGTCCGCGCTTGGCTGGCCAAAGTGCCCATGCTGATCGCCGTGGCCAGCCACATCGATCATGGTGAAGAAAAAATCCCTGAACTGGAACGTGTCCTGGCAACGGGCGCAGCCGTCAGCAATATGCTGCATGCGGCTCACCAGTTGGGCTTTGGCGCTTTCTGGAGCACTGGCCTGGGCACCTATGGTGAAGAAGTTCCGGAAGCCCTGGGCTTCGATTCCCTGGATTACCAATTCCTGGGCTTTGTGTCGGTAGGTACGCCTATTCACAATCTGGGTCCTGCCCAGCGTCCCGAGCCACAAAAGTTTGTGACGGAGTGGCAAGCTGCTTGA
- the pdxJ gene encoding pyridoxine 5'-phosphate synthase: MLELGVNIDHVATLRQQRLTTYPDPIQAALRAEEAGADLITLHLREDRRHIQDADVEALRPVLRTRMNLECAITTEMLDIACRIKPDDVCLVPEHRAELTTEGGLDVVGHLDQVKAAVQQLQAAGIRVSLFIDADPAQIRAASDVGATVIELHTGTYADAQTPEQAASELERIRAGIAQGVSQGLRVNAGHGLHYGNVQAIAALPGLTELNIGHAIVAQAVFDGWEKAVRDMKALLVQAGAPAQA; this comes from the coding sequence ATGTTAGAACTGGGCGTCAATATCGATCATGTGGCGACGCTGCGCCAGCAGCGTCTGACCACATACCCTGATCCAATTCAGGCCGCTTTGCGAGCAGAAGAAGCCGGAGCGGACCTGATCACCTTACACTTGCGTGAAGACCGGCGTCATATTCAGGATGCCGACGTCGAGGCCCTGCGCCCCGTACTGCGTACCCGGATGAATCTGGAATGCGCCATCACCACCGAAATGCTGGACATTGCGTGCCGTATCAAACCGGACGATGTCTGCCTGGTTCCCGAACACCGTGCTGAACTGACGACCGAAGGTGGTCTGGATGTGGTCGGGCATCTGGACCAGGTCAAGGCTGCTGTGCAGCAATTGCAGGCCGCCGGCATTCGTGTTTCGCTGTTCATTGATGCCGACCCGGCGCAAATCCGTGCCGCCAGCGACGTGGGCGCTACCGTGATTGAACTGCACACCGGCACTTATGCGGATGCTCAAACGCCCGAGCAGGCCGCCAGCGAACTGGAACGTATCCGTGCCGGTATTGCTCAAGGTGTGTCGCAAGGTCTGCGTGTGAATGCCGGTCACGGCCTGCACTACGGCAACGTCCAAGCGATTGCCGCCTTGCCCGGGCTGACGGAGCTCAATATTGGTCACGCCATTGTTGCCCAGGCTGTCTTTGACGGTTGGGAAAAAGCCGTGCGCGACATGAAAGCTCTGCTGGTGCAAGCGGGCGCTCCTGCTCAAGCCTGA
- a CDS encoding efflux transporter outer membrane subunit: MSSMFLRSPLVLAVAFALSACSLAPKYERPDSPVPAQFPLAQQGQADAAQAADLGWREFFTDPRLHALIEQALENNRDLRIATQRIEEARAQYGVARSDQLPSIGVQAAEQATHTPAELRPGGPNSAPVTRTFQAGVGITAFELDFFGRVRDLARAAQEQYFATEQAQRTAHIALVAGTAEAYFKVRTAEELHALMSNTLRSRQETLRLVQSSYDAGTVSALDLNQAKVQYNTVRSDMQAVERDRQRALNALQVLLGREIPTDLPAGLPFTRAQLMPSLPVGLSAELLERRPDIVAAEHVLRGSNYSIGAARAAFFPRLSLTGLLGFMSPELGGLFSSGNRYWQFQPQITMPLLSGSTWANLDLAEARRDIAISQYEKTIQEAFREVADALAGEATYGQQIDALQEVDQAASESLRLAKLRYEVGIDSFLQVQTAEVSLYSTRQAYIQTGLASLMNRVELYKALGGGWTAETVKPETKTQATGTAPE; this comes from the coding sequence ATGTCTAGCATGTTTTTACGTAGTCCCCTGGTGCTGGCCGTGGCGTTTGCCTTGTCGGCTTGCTCCTTGGCACCGAAGTACGAGCGTCCTGATTCCCCCGTGCCTGCACAATTCCCTCTGGCCCAGCAGGGCCAGGCGGATGCGGCACAGGCTGCTGATCTGGGCTGGCGTGAATTCTTTACCGATCCGCGTCTGCATGCCCTGATCGAACAGGCCCTGGAAAACAACCGTGACCTGCGTATTGCCACCCAGCGCATCGAGGAAGCTCGTGCCCAGTATGGCGTGGCCCGCAGTGATCAGTTGCCCAGCATTGGTGTGCAGGCGGCCGAGCAGGCCACCCACACACCGGCTGAACTGCGTCCTGGTGGTCCAAATTCGGCCCCGGTAACCCGTACGTTCCAGGCCGGTGTCGGTATTACTGCTTTTGAGCTGGACTTCTTTGGCCGAGTGCGTGATCTGGCCCGTGCCGCTCAAGAACAGTACTTTGCCACCGAGCAGGCCCAGCGTACTGCCCATATCGCCCTGGTGGCGGGCACGGCGGAAGCCTACTTCAAGGTGCGTACTGCCGAAGAGCTGCATGCTTTGATGAGCAATACCTTGCGCAGCCGTCAGGAAACACTGCGTCTGGTGCAGTCCTCTTACGATGCCGGTACCGTGTCTGCGCTGGACCTGAACCAGGCCAAGGTGCAATACAACACCGTGCGTTCCGATATGCAGGCTGTCGAGCGTGATCGTCAGCGTGCACTGAATGCCTTGCAGGTCTTGCTGGGACGTGAAATCCCCACAGATCTGCCAGCAGGCTTGCCGTTTACCCGTGCGCAGCTGATGCCTAGCTTGCCCGTGGGGCTGTCGGCAGAACTGCTGGAGCGTCGTCCTGATATTGTGGCGGCCGAGCACGTCTTGCGCGGCTCTAACTACAGCATCGGTGCAGCACGCGCTGCGTTCTTCCCGCGTCTGAGCCTGACTGGCCTGTTGGGCTTCATGAGCCCCGAGCTGGGTGGTCTGTTCAGTTCGGGTAACCGTTACTGGCAGTTCCAGCCGCAAATCACCATGCCGCTGCTGTCCGGCAGCACTTGGGCCAATCTGGATCTGGCCGAGGCTCGTCGTGACATTGCGATCAGCCAGTATGAAAAAACCATTCAGGAAGCCTTCCGCGAAGTGGCTGATGCTCTGGCGGGCGAAGCCACCTACGGTCAGCAGATCGACGCCTTGCAAGAGGTTGATCAGGCTGCCAGCGAAAGCTTGCGTTTGGCCAAGCTGCGTTACGAAGTGGGTATAGACAGCTTCCTGCAGGTGCAAACGGCGGAAGTCAGCCTGTACAGTACGCGTCAAGCCTACATTCAGACTGGCTTGGCATCCCTGATGAACCGGGTCGAGTTGTACAAGGCTTTGGGTGGCGGCTGGACAGCTGAAACCGTCAAGCCTGAAACAAAGACCCAGGCCACTGGGACAGCACCGGAGTAA
- a CDS encoding efflux RND transporter permease subunit, giving the protein MPQFFIERPIFAWVVALAITLFGLLALPNMPVAQYPDVAPPSVTIRATYPGATAEDVASTVASVIEDQLNGAKGLLYYESVSDSYGSTEITATFRPGTNPDMAQVDVQNRVSNITASLPTAVMEQGLHVEQSSTGFLQVVTLSSTDGSLDQTALADYIERNIKNTISRVPGVARFQLFAAGRAMRVWLDPAKLVGYQMSPADVTNAIRQQNMLVSAGILGGPPNQDSQRVAAPITVNGQLATVEEFENIILRSQPDGSTVRIKDVARVEVGADNYQFGARLNSKPTAAFAISLLPEANALDTAAAIKVEMEKLAEFFPENIRYDIPYDTSPYVDKSITQVVYTLLEAMVLVFIVMYVFLQNVRYTLIPALVVPVAILGAFAVMQVLGMSVNVLTMFAMVLAIGILVDDAIVVVENVERIMVEDGLSPKEATKKAMPQISGAIVGITLVLSAVFLPLAFMAGSVGVIYRQFSVAMAVSIAFSGFLALTFTPALCATLLKPIPKGHHETKRGFFGWFNRVFTRTTNGYESFIGKTLRRGGRMMFIYLIMVLVLGFLYMRMPTAFLPEEDQGYVIANIELPAGSTANRTIETISKVEDYFKEQPQVENIIAVQGFSFNGSGLNSAIAFVPLKDFNERKGQENSAQAISGKAMGQLLFGLPDSMVIAIVPPAISALGNSSGIDMRLEDRGGMGHDALMAAADQLLNLAKQSPVFDPQSVRITGLGPGKQIRLEIDRDKAAALGVNFSEASALIGGALGSSFVGKFTNQGRVQSVWVQADAPYRMTIDDVLKLNARNSEGKMVPLSAFVNQTTEQGPVQIVRYNSYESVRISGGPAPGYTSGEAMIEMENLMKQLPSGFGVDWTGLSYQERQAAGQSGILMGLAVLVVFMLLAALYESWAIPLSVMLAVPLGMLGSVLLVSGLGMPNDVYFQVGIVTVIGLSAKNAILIVEFAKDAYARGATLVDATLEAARLRFRPILMTSFAFVLGVVPLATSTGAGAASQNAVGLGVLGGMLAATPLAVLMVPTFFVVILKLFKTKPRLFGEAAKLHEEEQAKQAAQPAGSQGGQH; this is encoded by the coding sequence ATGCCTCAGTTTTTTATTGAAAGGCCCATTTTTGCATGGGTCGTTGCCTTGGCGATCACGCTATTTGGCTTATTGGCCTTGCCCAATATGCCTGTAGCGCAGTATCCCGATGTGGCACCACCTTCGGTCACCATCCGGGCGACCTACCCAGGTGCGACGGCGGAAGACGTCGCCAGTACGGTAGCCAGTGTGATTGAAGATCAGCTGAACGGTGCCAAAGGCCTGCTGTACTACGAGTCCGTCAGTGACTCCTACGGCTCGACCGAAATCACCGCTACTTTCCGTCCTGGTACCAATCCTGACATGGCTCAGGTGGACGTCCAGAACCGGGTCAGCAACATTACCGCGTCCTTGCCGACCGCGGTGATGGAGCAGGGCCTGCACGTTGAGCAATCCAGTACGGGTTTTCTGCAAGTGGTGACCTTGTCCTCCACGGACGGCAGCCTGGACCAGACAGCTTTGGCCGACTACATTGAACGCAACATCAAGAACACGATTTCTCGTGTTCCTGGTGTGGCTCGCTTCCAGCTGTTTGCAGCCGGTCGCGCCATGCGTGTGTGGCTGGACCCTGCCAAGCTGGTCGGTTACCAGATGAGTCCAGCCGACGTGACCAACGCCATTCGTCAGCAAAACATGCTGGTGTCTGCCGGTATTCTGGGTGGCCCACCTAATCAGGACAGCCAGCGTGTGGCCGCACCCATTACGGTGAACGGTCAGCTGGCAACGGTGGAAGAGTTTGAGAACATCATTCTGCGCTCGCAGCCTGATGGTTCGACCGTGCGTATTAAAGATGTCGCTCGTGTGGAAGTGGGGGCGGACAACTACCAGTTTGGTGCTCGTCTGAACAGCAAGCCGACAGCGGCTTTTGCTATCTCCTTGCTGCCCGAAGCGAACGCGCTGGATACCGCCGCAGCGATTAAAGTCGAAATGGAGAAGTTGGCCGAGTTCTTCCCGGAAAACATCCGCTACGACATTCCTTACGACACCTCGCCCTACGTGGACAAGTCCATCACCCAGGTGGTCTACACCTTGCTGGAAGCCATGGTGCTGGTGTTCATCGTGATGTACGTGTTCCTGCAAAACGTGCGCTATACCCTGATCCCTGCACTGGTGGTGCCGGTGGCTATTCTGGGGGCCTTCGCGGTGATGCAGGTGCTGGGCATGTCCGTGAACGTGCTGACCATGTTCGCGATGGTGCTGGCCATTGGTATTTTGGTGGACGACGCGATCGTGGTGGTGGAGAACGTCGAACGTATCATGGTGGAAGACGGGCTCTCGCCTAAGGAAGCGACCAAGAAAGCCATGCCGCAAATTAGTGGCGCTATTGTGGGTATTACGCTGGTGCTGTCGGCCGTGTTCTTGCCCCTTGCATTCATGGCCGGTTCGGTGGGTGTGATTTACCGTCAGTTCTCGGTGGCCATGGCCGTGTCGATTGCCTTCTCCGGCTTTTTGGCACTGACCTTTACACCTGCTCTGTGCGCGACCTTGTTGAAACCTATCCCCAAGGGCCATCACGAAACCAAGCGTGGCTTCTTTGGCTGGTTCAACCGTGTCTTTACGCGTACCACCAACGGCTACGAAAGCTTTATTGGCAAGACCTTGCGTCGTGGCGGTCGGATGATGTTCATCTACCTGATCATGGTGCTGGTTCTGGGCTTCCTGTACATGCGCATGCCAACCGCGTTCTTGCCTGAGGAAGATCAGGGCTACGTGATTGCCAACATCGAGCTGCCTGCCGGTTCGACAGCCAACCGTACGATTGAAACCATCTCCAAGGTCGAGGACTATTTCAAAGAGCAGCCTCAGGTTGAAAACATCATCGCCGTGCAGGGTTTCAGCTTTAACGGTAGTGGTTTGAACTCGGCAATCGCCTTTGTGCCCTTGAAGGACTTCAACGAACGTAAAGGCCAGGAAAACTCGGCTCAAGCCATTTCCGGCAAGGCCATGGGTCAGTTGCTGTTCGGTTTGCCCGACTCCATGGTGATCGCAATTGTGCCGCCCGCTATTTCTGCTCTGGGTAACTCCTCGGGTATTGATATGCGTCTGGAGGATCGCGGTGGCATGGGTCACGATGCCCTGATGGCCGCTGCTGACCAGTTGCTGAACCTGGCCAAGCAAAGCCCTGTGTTTGATCCGCAGAGCGTGCGTATTACCGGCTTGGGACCTGGCAAACAGATTCGTCTGGAAATTGACCGTGACAAGGCGGCGGCCTTGGGTGTGAACTTCAGCGAAGCCTCTGCCTTGATTGGCGGCGCTCTGGGCTCGTCCTTCGTGGGTAAATTTACCAACCAGGGCCGTGTGCAAAGTGTCTGGGTACAAGCTGATGCGCCATACCGCATGACCATTGATGATGTGCTCAAGCTGAATGCTCGCAACAGCGAAGGCAAGATGGTTCCGCTGTCCGCCTTTGTGAACCAGACAACGGAACAAGGTCCGGTACAGATCGTGCGCTACAACAGCTACGAGTCCGTTCGTATCAGTGGTGGTCCCGCTCCAGGCTACACCTCGGGTGAAGCCATGATCGAGATGGAAAACCTGATGAAGCAATTGCCTAGCGGTTTTGGCGTGGACTGGACCGGTCTGTCCTACCAGGAACGTCAGGCTGCCGGTCAGTCGGGTATCTTGATGGGCTTGGCCGTTCTGGTGGTGTTCATGCTGCTGGCTGCCTTGTACGAAAGCTGGGCGATCCCGCTGTCTGTGATGCTGGCCGTACCGCTGGGTATGCTGGGTTCGGTCTTGCTGGTCTCCGGTCTGGGCATGCCTAACGACGTGTACTTCCAGGTCGGTATCGTGACGGTGATCGGTCTGTCAGCGAAGAACGCGATTCTGATTGTGGAGTTTGCCAAGGATGCCTACGCACGTGGCGCCACCTTGGTCGATGCCACTCTGGAAGCTGCCCGCCTGCGTTTCCGTCCTATCCTGATGACCTCCTTCGCCTTTGTGCTGGGTGTGGTGCCTCTGGCTACCTCCACCGGTGCGGGTGCTGCCAGCCAGAACGCAGTGGGTCTGGGCGTGCTGGGCGGTATGTTGGCCGCAACGCCGTTGGCTGTCTTGATGGTGCCGACCTTCTTTGTCGTAATCCTCAAGCTCTTTAAAACTAAACCCCGTCTGTTTGGCGAAGCCGCTAAATTGCACGAGGAAGAACAGGCCAAACAAGCTGCACAGCCGGCCGGTTCGCAAGGAGGGCAGCACTGA
- a CDS encoding efflux RND transporter periplasmic adaptor subunit — MSFQSLLGRQTFRIAAFSSLVLLAACGNKEPQAPAGGMKVPVSVITVQPTSTELFSELPGRVEAIKDAQIRARVSGIVEEINFEQGADVKQDQLLFTIDPAPYRAVRNQAAAQLKNAQADAQSAKQLAQRYERLIKENAVSRQDYDNAKARAMQADAAIAAAQATLDSANIDLGYTKIVSPVSGRIGKSLVTEGALVSAANATHMATVQQLDRVYIDVTRSTAELTQLRRAMADGTLKSAGEGQAKAKAVLEDGSLYDQDGALLFSGVSVDPSTSQVTLRAVFPNPDEILLPGMYVRVRLEQGVIPDALLVPAQAVQYTSDGASNIYVVREEKAQSVPVVLGPESDGQYVVNKGLQAGDQIIVEGFQKIRPGAPVQTMPWKGDKSAAAPAPDAAPAQEPAAAAEPNEAKSSE, encoded by the coding sequence ATGTCATTTCAAAGCTTGTTGGGTCGGCAGACTTTTCGCATTGCTGCCTTCTCTTCCTTGGTTCTTCTGGCCGCTTGCGGCAACAAAGAGCCTCAAGCTCCGGCCGGCGGGATGAAGGTCCCGGTCAGTGTGATTACCGTCCAACCGACCTCTACCGAGTTGTTCTCCGAGCTGCCTGGACGAGTCGAAGCTATTAAAGATGCACAAATCCGCGCCCGTGTTTCCGGGATTGTGGAAGAGATCAACTTTGAGCAGGGCGCTGATGTCAAACAAGACCAGCTCTTGTTTACCATTGACCCGGCTCCGTACCGCGCAGTTCGCAATCAGGCTGCCGCCCAGCTGAAAAATGCCCAGGCCGACGCGCAAAGCGCCAAGCAATTGGCCCAGCGTTACGAGCGCCTGATCAAGGAAAATGCGGTTTCCCGCCAGGATTACGATAACGCCAAGGCCCGCGCCATGCAGGCGGATGCCGCCATTGCCGCTGCGCAAGCAACCTTGGACAGCGCCAATATCGATTTGGGCTACACCAAGATTGTGTCGCCCGTATCGGGCCGTATCGGCAAGTCTCTGGTTACTGAAGGGGCCCTGGTCTCTGCCGCCAACGCCACCCATATGGCCACCGTGCAGCAACTGGACCGTGTCTATATTGACGTGACACGTTCCACTGCTGAACTGACGCAGCTGCGTCGCGCCATGGCCGATGGCACCTTGAAGTCGGCTGGTGAAGGCCAGGCCAAAGCCAAGGCCGTTCTGGAAGATGGTTCCCTGTACGATCAGGATGGCGCTTTGCTGTTTAGCGGTGTCAGCGTGGATCCCTCCACCTCGCAAGTAACCTTGCGTGCCGTGTTCCCGAACCCCGACGAAATCCTCTTGCCCGGCATGTACGTACGCGTACGTCTGGAACAAGGCGTTATTCCGGATGCCTTGCTGGTGCCCGCCCAAGCTGTTCAGTACACCTCGGATGGTGCTTCCAACATTTATGTAGTTCGTGAAGAAAAAGCCCAGTCCGTACCTGTCGTGTTGGGACCTGAGAGCGATGGTCAGTATGTGGTCAACAAAGGCTTGCAAGCCGGCGACCAGATCATTGTCGAAGGCTTCCAGAAGATTCGTCCCGGTGCCCCTGTCCAGACGATGCCTTGGAAGGGCGACAAGTCAGCCGCTGCACCTGCTCCTGATGCGGCCCCCGCACAGGAACCGGCCGCCGCTGCTGAGCCAAACGAAGCCAAGTCTAGCGAGTAA
- a CDS encoding ABC transporter ATP-binding protein has product MLEAKNLCLTFNPGTPIETRALRGLSLTIPEGQFVTVIGSNGAGKSTFLNAISGDQSVDDGQIMIDNVDVTRRPVWERANWVARVFQDPMAGTCEDLTIEENMALATCRGSRRGLSRAVRHSMRAEFAERLETLGLGLENRLTDRIGLLSGGQRQAVSLLMAALRPSKILLLDEHTAALDPRTADFVLQLTNRIVREGGLTTMMVTHSMRQALDVGDRTVMLHQGKVVLDVSGEQRQGLDVRDLLEMFERVRGETLADDSLLLG; this is encoded by the coding sequence ATGTTGGAAGCAAAAAACCTGTGCCTGACCTTTAACCCAGGCACGCCTATTGAAACCCGTGCCTTGCGCGGGCTGTCCCTGACCATTCCCGAAGGGCAGTTTGTGACCGTGATCGGTTCGAACGGCGCGGGCAAGTCCACCTTTCTGAATGCGATCTCGGGCGACCAGTCTGTCGATGATGGTCAAATCATGATCGACAACGTGGATGTGACTCGTCGCCCGGTTTGGGAGCGTGCCAACTGGGTGGCGCGTGTGTTTCAGGATCCGATGGCCGGGACCTGTGAAGATCTGACCATTGAAGAGAATATGGCGCTGGCCACTTGCCGTGGCAGCCGCCGCGGTCTGAGCCGTGCCGTGCGTCACTCCATGCGTGCTGAATTTGCGGAGCGTCTGGAAACCTTGGGCCTGGGTCTGGAAAACCGTCTGACAGACCGTATTGGTTTGTTGTCGGGGGGCCAGCGTCAGGCTGTCAGCTTGCTGATGGCCGCACTGCGTCCTTCCAAGATCTTGCTGCTGGACGAGCATACGGCTGCGCTGGACCCGCGTACGGCTGACTTTGTTTTGCAACTGACTAACCGTATTGTGCGTGAAGGTGGCCTGACTACCATGATGGTGACGCACAGCATGCGTCAGGCTCTGGACGTGGGTGATCGCACGGTGATGCTGCACCAGGGCAAGGTAGTACTGGATGTCAGCGGCGAGCAACGCCAGGGTCTGGATGTGCGTGATTTGCTGGAGATGTTTGAGCGGGTGCGGGGTGAAACACTAGCCGACGATAGTTTATTGCTAGGTTAG
- a CDS encoding ABC transporter permease has product MSIYSMWGALEIGLIFGLVALGVLISFRILRFPDLTVDGSFPLGGAVAAILISQGNDPFLATVVATFAGAIAGTITGWLNVRLKIMDLLASILMMIALYSINLRIMGRPNVPLIMEPTVFTILQPESIADYIARPLLLIGLVIIAKLALDWFFGTQTGLAMRATGANARMARAQGVATGNMLLLGMAISNALVALAGALFAQSQGGADISMGIGTIVIGLAAVIVGESILPARKLFYATLAVVLGAILYRFFIALALNADVIGLKAQDLNLVTALLVTVALVIPLLKKKRARKQKGAQ; this is encoded by the coding sequence ATGTCTATTTATTCAATGTGGGGGGCCCTGGAGATTGGTCTGATTTTCGGACTGGTTGCTCTGGGTGTTCTGATTTCCTTTCGCATCTTGCGATTCCCTGACCTGACGGTCGATGGCAGTTTTCCTTTGGGTGGGGCGGTTGCCGCCATCTTGATCAGCCAGGGCAATGACCCTTTCCTGGCGACCGTCGTGGCCACCTTTGCAGGCGCCATTGCCGGCACCATTACCGGCTGGTTGAACGTACGCCTGAAAATCATGGATCTGCTGGCCAGTATCCTGATGATGATTGCCTTGTATTCCATCAACTTGCGCATCATGGGTCGCCCCAATGTGCCCTTGATCATGGAACCGACGGTCTTCACGATTCTGCAGCCTGAATCCATTGCTGACTATATTGCTCGTCCTTTGCTGCTGATCGGTTTGGTGATCATTGCCAAGCTGGCGCTGGACTGGTTCTTTGGTACGCAAACGGGTCTGGCCATGCGTGCTACCGGTGCCAATGCGCGTATGGCGCGTGCGCAAGGCGTGGCAACCGGCAATATGCTCTTGCTGGGCATGGCGATTTCCAATGCGCTGGTTGCATTGGCCGGCGCCTTGTTTGCTCAGTCGCAGGGTGGGGCGGATATTTCCATGGGTATCGGGACCATCGTGATTGGTCTGGCTGCCGTGATTGTGGGTGAAAGCATCTTGCCCGCCCGCAAACTGTTCTACGCCACTTTGGCCGTGGTGCTGGGCGCGATTCTGTACCGCTTCTTTATTGCTTTGGCCCTGAATGCCGATGTCATCGGTCTGAAAGCCCAGGACCTGAACCTGGTCACCGCTTTGCTGGTAACCGTGGCGCTGGTGATTCCATTGCTCAAGAAAAAGCGTGCTCGTAAACAGAAGGGGGCCCAGTAA
- a CDS encoding ABC transporter substrate-binding protein: MKLIRSVHQVAAALACVGLMSGAAVHAQSVSVSSIVEHPALDAIKDGVHKALTDAGYNEASGFKWQFQTAQGNPAIAAQIARKFVGDKADVIVAISTPSAQAVVSATKTIPVVYSAVTDPVVAHLVPSMAPSGTNVTGVSDALALEAQVDLIKKVVPDAKRVGMVYNPGEANSAVVVKEMKELLPKHGMTLVEATAPRTVDVGAAARSLVGKVDVIYTNTDNNVVSAYESLVKVGVDAKVPLIASDTDSVARGAIAALGVNYYNLGLQTGQQVIRILKGEKPGDMASETSSNLELYVNPGAAKRQGVSLNEDFVKSATKIVE, translated from the coding sequence ATGAAACTGATCAGATCGGTGCATCAGGTGGCGGCCGCTTTGGCTTGTGTAGGATTGATGTCGGGCGCTGCAGTTCATGCGCAATCTGTATCGGTATCGTCGATTGTGGAACATCCGGCTCTGGACGCCATTAAGGATGGAGTACACAAAGCGCTGACCGATGCTGGTTATAACGAAGCCTCCGGCTTCAAATGGCAGTTTCAGACCGCCCAGGGCAACCCTGCGATTGCGGCTCAGATCGCTCGTAAATTCGTCGGTGACAAGGCTGACGTGATTGTGGCCATTTCCACTCCTTCGGCGCAAGCCGTGGTGTCGGCAACCAAGACTATCCCTGTGGTGTACTCGGCCGTGACCGATCCTGTGGTGGCGCACCTGGTGCCCAGCATGGCACCGTCGGGCACCAACGTGACAGGCGTGTCCGATGCGCTGGCACTGGAAGCCCAGGTTGATTTGATCAAGAAAGTCGTGCCTGATGCCAAGCGTGTGGGTATGGTTTACAACCCTGGCGAAGCCAACTCCGCCGTGGTCGTTAAAGAAATGAAAGAATTGCTGCCCAAGCACGGCATGACGCTGGTGGAAGCCACCGCGCCTCGTACCGTGGATGTGGGGGCGGCTGCTCGTAGCCTGGTGGGCAAGGTCGATGTGATCTACACCAATACCGACAATAACGTGGTGTCGGCCTACGAGTCCCTGGTAAAAGTGGGCGTGGACGCCAAAGTGCCTTTGATCGCTTCGGACACCGACAGTGTGGCCCGTGGTGCTATCGCGGCTTTGGGCGTGAACTACTACAACCTGGGTCTGCAAACCGGTCAACAGGTCATCCGTATTCTGAAGGGCGAAAAACCCGGCGATATGGCTTCCGAGACCAGCAGCAATCTGGAACTGTATGTCAATCCGGGCGCTGCCAAGCGCCAAGGCGTGTCGCTTAACGAGGACTTCGTGAAGTCCGCTACAAAAATCGTCGAATAA